The following coding sequences are from one Streptomyces sp. NBC_00536 window:
- a CDS encoding L-threonylcarbamoyladenylate synthase — MARRYDCNDATDRKTGLREAASAVRRGELVVLPTDTLYGIGADAFSAEAVGDLLAAKGRGRTMPTPVLIGSPNTLHGLVTDFTEQAWELVDAFWPGALTLVAKHQPSLAWDLGETRGTVAVRMPLHPVAIELLTEVGPMAVSSANLTGHPAPEDCDAAREMLGDSVSVYLDGGPTPGIQPSSIVDVTGKVPVLLREGALTADQLREVVPDLEVAP; from the coding sequence ATGGCCCGGCGATACGACTGCAACGACGCGACGGACCGTAAGACGGGCCTGCGTGAAGCCGCATCCGCCGTGCGCCGCGGCGAGCTCGTCGTGCTGCCTACGGACACGCTCTACGGGATCGGTGCGGACGCCTTCAGCGCGGAGGCCGTCGGCGACCTGCTGGCCGCCAAGGGCCGGGGCCGCACCATGCCCACACCCGTGCTCATCGGCTCCCCGAACACCCTGCACGGCCTCGTCACGGACTTCACCGAGCAGGCCTGGGAGCTCGTCGACGCCTTCTGGCCCGGCGCGCTGACCCTGGTCGCCAAGCACCAGCCGTCGCTGGCCTGGGACCTCGGCGAGACCCGTGGCACGGTGGCCGTGCGGATGCCGCTGCACCCGGTCGCGATCGAGCTGCTGACCGAGGTCGGCCCGATGGCCGTGTCCTCGGCCAACCTCACCGGTCACCCGGCGCCGGAGGACTGCGACGCCGCCCGCGAGATGCTCGGGGACTCCGTGTCCGTGTACCTGGACGGCGGGCCCACGCCCGGCATCCAGCCGTCGTCGATCGTCGATGTCACCGGGAAGGTTCCCGTCCTCCTGCGCGAGGGGGCACTCACCGCGGACCAGCTGCGCGAGGTCGTACCCGACCTCGAGGTGGCTCCGTGA
- a CDS encoding arsenate reductase/protein-tyrosine-phosphatase family protein, whose amino-acid sequence MSPEGRGIARAGGDAFRILHVSTGNVCRSPITERLTRHALTHRLGGAPAGGLIVESAGTWGHEGAPMEANAAAVLADFGADASGFIGRELLDEHVIRADLVLTATRDHRAQVISMGHSAGLRTFTLKEFTRLVRAIDPATLPPLDDGMAERARALVRAAAALRGWLLAPSPDADEVYDPYGAPITFFRSIGDEIQQALDPVVTALTGVNDRH is encoded by the coding sequence GTGAGCCCTGAGGGGCGTGGCATAGCAAGGGCCGGAGGGGACGCCTTCCGCATACTCCACGTCAGCACCGGCAACGTCTGCCGCTCGCCGATCACCGAGCGGCTGACCCGCCATGCCCTGACCCACCGCCTCGGCGGGGCGCCCGCCGGCGGACTCATCGTCGAGAGCGCCGGCACCTGGGGCCACGAGGGTGCGCCCATGGAGGCGAACGCGGCGGCCGTCCTCGCGGACTTCGGCGCCGACGCGAGCGGGTTCATCGGGCGGGAGCTGCTCGACGAGCACGTCATACGCGCCGACCTGGTGCTGACCGCTACGCGCGACCACCGGGCGCAGGTCATCTCGATGGGGCACTCGGCCGGGCTGCGCACGTTCACGCTCAAGGAGTTCACCCGGCTGGTCCGGGCGATAGACCCCGCGACGCTGCCGCCGCTCGACGACGGCATGGCCGAGCGGGCGCGGGCGCTGGTCCGGGCCGCGGCGGCCCTGCGGGGCTGGCTGCTGGCCCCTTCTCCCGACGCGGACGAGGTGTACGACCCGTACGGGGCGCCGATCACCTTCTTCCGCTCGATCGGCGACGAGATCCAGCAGGCCCTGGACCCGGTCGTCACCGCCCTGACGGGCGTCAACGACCGCCACTGA
- the glyA gene encoding serine hydroxymethyltransferase — protein MSVITQPTDTLRRQDPLMADVLAGEALRQADSLQLIAAENFTSTAVLAALGSALANKYAEGYPGARHHGGCEYADQAERIAVERARALFGAEHANVQPHSGSAAVLAAYAALLRPGDTVLAMGLPYGGHLTHGSPANFSGRWFDFVGYGVDAETGLIDYLQVQELARTHRPKAIVCGSICYPRHPEYSAFREIADEVGAYLIADAAHPIGLVAGGAAPSPVPYADIVCATTHKVLRGPRGGMILCGAEFAERVDRAVFPFTQGGAQMHTIAAKAVAFGEAATPAFTTYAHRVVANARTLAEALEVRGLAITTGGTDTHLITADPAPLGVDGPTARGRLAAAGMVLDTCVLPYGDQRGLRLGTAAVTTQGMGEPEMARIATLFAMAVTGGDTVRIRAEIAELALGFPPYGE, from the coding sequence ATGAGCGTCATCACCCAGCCGACGGACACCCTGCGCCGCCAGGATCCGCTGATGGCCGACGTCCTCGCCGGCGAGGCGCTCCGCCAGGCGGACAGCCTGCAGCTCATCGCCGCCGAGAACTTCACCTCCACCGCCGTCCTCGCCGCCCTCGGCTCCGCGCTCGCGAACAAGTACGCCGAGGGCTACCCCGGCGCCCGCCACCACGGCGGCTGCGAGTACGCCGACCAGGCCGAGCGGATCGCCGTGGAGCGGGCCCGCGCCCTGTTCGGGGCCGAGCACGCCAACGTCCAGCCGCATTCCGGCTCCGCCGCCGTGCTCGCCGCGTACGCCGCGCTGCTGCGCCCCGGCGACACCGTGCTGGCCATGGGACTCCCGTACGGCGGCCACCTCACCCACGGTTCGCCCGCGAACTTCTCCGGCCGCTGGTTCGACTTCGTCGGCTACGGCGTCGACGCCGAGACCGGGCTCATCGACTACCTCCAGGTGCAGGAGCTGGCCCGTACGCACCGCCCCAAGGCGATCGTCTGCGGCTCGATCTGCTATCCCCGCCACCCCGAGTACTCCGCCTTCCGGGAGATCGCCGACGAGGTCGGGGCCTACCTGATCGCGGACGCCGCCCACCCGATCGGGCTGGTCGCGGGCGGGGCCGCGCCGAGCCCGGTCCCGTACGCGGACATCGTCTGCGCCACCACGCACAAGGTGCTGCGCGGCCCCCGCGGCGGGATGATCCTGTGCGGCGCCGAGTTCGCGGAGCGGGTCGACCGGGCGGTCTTCCCCTTCACGCAGGGCGGCGCGCAGATGCACACCATCGCGGCCAAGGCGGTCGCCTTCGGGGAGGCCGCGACCCCGGCCTTCACCACCTACGCCCACCGGGTCGTGGCCAACGCGCGCACCCTGGCCGAGGCCCTGGAGGTGCGCGGCCTCGCGATCACCACCGGCGGCACCGACACCCACCTGATCACGGCGGATCCGGCCCCGCTCGGCGTCGACGGCCCCACCGCGCGCGGCCGTCTCGCCGCCGCGGGGATGGTGCTGGACACCTGCGTCCTGCCGTACGGGGACCAGCGCGGCCTGCGGCTGGGCACCGCGGCGGTGACCACCCAGGGGATGGGGGAGCCGGAGATGGCCCGGATCGCCACCCTGTTCGCGATGGCCGTGACCGGCGGTGACACCGTCCGCATCCGGGCGGAGATCGCCGAACTGGCCCTCGGATTTCCCCCGTACGGGGAGTAA
- a CDS encoding MraY family glycosyltransferase, which yields MGQPVREYLLTLCVTVAVTYLLTGPVRKFAIAAGAMPQIRARDVHREPTPRLGGIAMFGGLCAGLLVADHLPNLNAVFELSNEPRALLSGAALIWLIGVLDDKFEIDALIKLGAQMISAGVMVMQGLTILWIPVPGIGTVSLTQWQGNLLTVALVVITINAVNFVDGLDGLAAGMVCIAAAAFFLYAYRIWFGYGIEPAAPATLFAAILMGMCLGFLPHNMHPARIFMGDSGSMLIGLVLAGSAISITGQVDPDAMALFAGGERNATHAMLPVFIPLLLPLTIIAIPVADLVLAIVRRTWNGQSPFAADRGHLHHRLLEVGHSHSRAVLIMYFWSALIAFGAVAYSVHSASMWIVLVIVALSAVGLVLLLLPRFTPRAPRWAEGLVPPRYRHSERAAEAAAEAAALDTSGEEPEAARDAAPKVPSGVSGVSGVNGATAVGPRSRFR from the coding sequence CTGGGGCAGCCCGTGCGTGAATATCTGCTGACGCTCTGCGTCACGGTGGCGGTGACGTACCTGCTCACCGGGCCGGTACGGAAGTTCGCGATCGCGGCCGGTGCGATGCCGCAGATCCGCGCGCGCGACGTCCACCGCGAGCCCACCCCGCGGCTCGGCGGCATCGCGATGTTCGGCGGACTGTGCGCGGGCCTGCTCGTCGCCGACCACCTGCCGAACCTCAACGCCGTCTTCGAGCTGTCGAACGAACCCCGGGCGCTGCTCTCCGGAGCGGCGCTGATCTGGCTGATCGGCGTCCTCGACGACAAGTTCGAGATCGACGCCCTGATCAAGCTCGGCGCGCAGATGATCTCCGCGGGCGTGATGGTCATGCAGGGCCTGACGATCCTGTGGATCCCGGTCCCCGGCATCGGCACGGTGTCGCTCACCCAGTGGCAGGGCAACCTGCTCACCGTCGCGCTCGTCGTCATCACCATCAACGCGGTGAACTTCGTGGACGGTCTCGACGGCCTCGCCGCGGGCATGGTCTGCATCGCCGCCGCCGCCTTCTTCCTCTACGCCTACCGGATCTGGTTCGGTTACGGGATCGAGCCGGCCGCCCCCGCGACGCTGTTCGCGGCGATCCTGATGGGCATGTGCCTCGGCTTCCTGCCGCACAACATGCACCCGGCGCGCATCTTCATGGGCGACTCCGGATCGATGCTGATCGGCCTCGTGCTGGCCGGCTCCGCCATCTCCATCACCGGTCAGGTGGACCCGGACGCGATGGCCCTGTTCGCCGGTGGTGAGCGCAACGCGACGCACGCGATGCTGCCCGTCTTCATCCCGCTGCTGCTGCCGCTGACCATCATCGCGATCCCGGTGGCGGACCTGGTGCTGGCCATCGTCCGGCGCACCTGGAACGGCCAGTCGCCGTTCGCGGCCGACCGCGGGCACCTGCACCACCGGCTCCTGGAAGTCGGGCATTCACACAGCCGGGCCGTCCTGATCATGTACTTCTGGTCGGCGCTGATCGCCTTCGGCGCGGTGGCGTATTCGGTGCATTCCGCCTCTATGTGGATCGTGCTGGTGATCGTCGCACTGAGCGCGGTGGGGCTCGTACTGCTCCTGCTGCCGCGGTTCACGCCGCGCGCCCCGCGGTGGGCCGAGGGGCTGGTCCCGCCCCGGTACCGGCACTCCGAACGCGCGGCCGAGGCCGCGGCGGAGGCGGCCGCACTGGACACCTCGGGGGAGGAGCCGGAGGCGGCCCGGGACGCGGCGCCGAAGGTGCCCTCCGGTGTCTCGGGGGTTTCCGGCGTCAACGGCGCGACCGCCGTAGGCCCCCGTTCGCGGTTCCGGTAA
- the atpB gene encoding F0F1 ATP synthase subunit A, translated as MKEPAVSADPTTVLAFETDCHIFDGCGFPAPGLHSFLFKPIFGDADSSIYFNKTMLLALLGTVIIVGFFWAAFRKPKLVPGKLQMIAEAGYDFVRTGIVYETMGKKEGQKYVPFMVATFFFVWMMNLWSIIPLAQFPVTSVIAYPAALALIVYVMWMSVTFKRHGFIGGLKNLTGYDKSLGGILPMVMLIEFFSNVIVRPFTHAVRLFANMFAGHTLLLLFTIASWYLLNGIGIAYAGVSFVMVIVMTAFELFIQAVQAYVFVLLACSFLQGAVAEHH; from the coding sequence CTGAAGGAGCCCGCGGTGAGTGCTGACCCGACGACGGTGCTCGCCTTCGAGACCGATTGCCACATCTTCGACGGCTGTGGCTTCCCGGCTCCTGGCCTGCACTCGTTCCTGTTCAAGCCGATCTTCGGCGACGCGGACAGCAGCATCTATTTCAACAAGACGATGCTGCTCGCACTGCTCGGGACCGTCATCATCGTCGGTTTCTTCTGGGCCGCGTTCCGTAAGCCGAAGCTGGTTCCCGGAAAGCTCCAGATGATCGCCGAAGCCGGTTACGACTTCGTGCGCACCGGCATCGTCTACGAGACGATGGGCAAGAAGGAAGGCCAGAAGTACGTCCCCTTCATGGTCGCGACGTTCTTCTTCGTCTGGATGATGAACCTCTGGTCGATCATCCCGCTCGCCCAGTTCCCGGTGACCTCGGTCATCGCGTACCCGGCGGCTCTGGCCCTCATCGTCTACGTCATGTGGATGTCGGTCACCTTCAAGCGCCACGGTTTCATCGGCGGTCTGAAGAACCTCACGGGCTACGACAAGTCGCTCGGCGGGATCCTTCCGATGGTGATGCTGATCGAGTTCTTCTCGAACGTGATCGTCCGTCCCTTCACGCACGCGGTCCGACTGTTCGCGAACATGTTCGCGGGTCACACCCTGCTGCTGCTCTTCACGATCGCCAGCTGGTACCTGCTGAACGGCATCGGCATCGCTTACGCGGGTGTCTCGTTCGTGATGGTCATCGTGATGACCGCGTTCGAGCTCTTCATCCAGGCGGTTCAGGCCTACGTCTTCGTGCTGCTGGCCTGCAGCTTCCTCCAGGGCGCCGTCGCCGAGCACCACTGA
- a CDS encoding F0F1 ATP synthase subunit C: MSALQTLAAGVEIKGNLGSIGYGLAAIGPGVGVGIIFGNGTQALARQPEAAGLIRANQILGFAFCEALALIGLVMPFVYPTSS, from the coding sequence ATGTCCGCTCTCCAGACCCTCGCTGCTGGCGTCGAAATCAAGGGCAACCTCGGCTCCATCGGCTACGGCCTCGCGGCCATCGGCCCCGGCGTCGGCGTCGGCATCATCTTCGGTAACGGCACGCAGGCCCTGGCCCGCCAGCCCGAGGCCGCCGGCCTGATCCGCGCCAACCAGATCCTCGGCTTCGCCTTCTGTGAGGCGCTCGCCCTCATCGGTCTGGTCATGCCGTTCGTCTACCCGACGTCCTCCTGA
- a CDS encoding F0F1 ATP synthase subunit B — protein MNPLVQLAAEEAENPLIPPIPELVIGLIAFVIVFGFLAKKLLPNINKVLDARREAIEGGIEKAESAQTEAQSVLEQYKAQLAEARHEAARLRQEAQEQGASLIAEMRAEGQRQREEIIAAGHAQIEADRKAASQALRQDVGKLATDLAGKLVGESLEDHARQSRTIDRFLGELEEKAEATR, from the coding sequence GTGAACCCCCTGGTTCAGCTCGCGGCCGAAGAGGCGGAAAACCCCCTCATCCCGCCGATCCCCGAGCTTGTCATCGGCCTGATCGCCTTTGTCATCGTCTTCGGTTTCCTCGCGAAGAAGCTCCTCCCGAACATCAACAAGGTTCTGGATGCGCGTCGCGAGGCCATCGAGGGTGGCATCGAGAAGGCCGAGTCGGCCCAGACCGAGGCCCAGAGCGTGCTGGAGCAGTACAAGGCCCAGCTCGCCGAAGCCCGGCACGAGGCCGCGCGCCTGCGCCAGGAGGCACAGGAGCAGGGCGCCTCGCTCATCGCAGAAATGCGTGCCGAGGGCCAGCGGCAGCGTGAGGAGATCATCGCTGCCGGTCACGCCCAGATCGAGGCCGACCGCAAGGCCGCGTCTCAGGCGCTGCGTCAGGACGTGGGCAAGCTCGCCACCGACCTGGCCGGCAAGCTCGTCGGCGAGTCCCTCGAGGACCACGCCCGGCAGAGCCGCACCATCGACCGTTTCCTCGGCGAGCTCGAGGAGAAGGCCGAGGCGACCCGATGA
- a CDS encoding F0F1 ATP synthase subunit delta codes for MNGASREALAAARERLDALTDNTSVDAAKLAGELAAVTALLDREVSLRRVITDPAQSGEAKAELAGRLLNGQVGGETLDLVSGMVRSRWSRSRDLVDALEELADTADLTGAQQAGALDDVEDELFRFGRIVASSTELRAALTDRAASGSAKSTLLGNLLGGKANPVSERLVTRLVTHPRGRSLEGGLESLSKLAAERRNRMVATVTTAVPLSDVQKQRLGAVLAKLYGRQMHLNLDVDPTVLGGIVVRVGDEVIDGTIADRLSEASRRMAG; via the coding sequence ATGAACGGAGCGAGCCGCGAGGCACTGGCCGCCGCACGCGAGCGTCTCGACGCGCTGACGGACAACACGTCCGTTGACGCGGCGAAGCTCGCCGGTGAGCTGGCTGCCGTCACCGCGCTGCTCGACCGTGAGGTCTCGCTGCGTCGGGTCATCACGGACCCGGCGCAGTCCGGCGAGGCCAAGGCCGAGCTGGCAGGACGCCTGCTGAACGGTCAGGTCGGCGGGGAAACCCTCGACCTGGTGTCCGGCATGGTCCGTTCGCGCTGGTCGCGGTCGCGTGACCTGGTGGACGCGCTGGAGGAGCTGGCGGACACCGCCGACCTCACCGGTGCGCAGCAGGCCGGCGCGCTCGACGACGTCGAGGACGAACTGTTCCGGTTCGGCCGGATCGTCGCCTCCAGCACCGAGCTGCGCGCCGCGCTGACCGATCGTGCGGCCTCCGGTTCCGCCAAGAGCACGCTGCTCGGCAACCTGCTCGGCGGCAAGGCCAACCCGGTCAGCGAGCGTCTCGTCACGCGCCTCGTCACGCACCCGCGTGGCCGCAGCCTGGAGGGCGGACTCGAGTCCCTCTCCAAGCTCGCAGCCGAGCGGCGCAACCGCATGGTCGCCACGGTGACCACCGCGGTTCCGCTCAGCGACGTGCAGAAGCAGCGCCTCGGCGCCGTTCTGGCCAAGCTGTACGGCCGCCAGATGCACCTGAACCTCGACGTGGACCCCACGGTCCTCGGCGGGATCGTGGTGCGGGTCGGCGACGAGGTCATCGACGGCACCATCGCGGACCGCCTCAGCGAGGCGTCCCGCCGCATGGCCGGCTGA
- the atpA gene encoding F0F1 ATP synthase subunit alpha, whose product MAELTIRPEEIRDALENFVQSYQPDAASREEVGTVSVAGDGIAKVEGLPSAMANELLKFEDGTLGLALNLDEREIGAVVLGEFSGIEEGQSVQRTGEVLSVGVGEGYLGRVVDPLGNPIDGLGEIATEGRRALELQAPGVMVRKSVHEPMQTGYKAIDAMVPIGRGQRQLVIGDRQTGKTALAVDTIINQRDNWRSGDVNKQVRCIYVAIGQKGSTIASVRGALEEAGALEYTTIVAAPASDPAGFKYLAPYTGSAIGQHWMYAGKHVLIIFDDLSKQADAYRAVSLLLRRPPGREAYPGDVFYLHSRLLERCAKLSDDMGAGSMTGLPIVETKANDVSAFIPTNVISITDGQCFLESDLFNAGQRPALNVGISVSRVGGSAQHKAMRQVSGRLRLDLAQYRELEAFAAFGSDLDAASKASLERGKRLVELLKQGQYQPMPVEEQVVSVWAGTTGKMDDVPVNDIRRFESELLEHLRRERKDLLTSIAEGAKMSDDTITSIGDAIANFKRQFETSDGKLLGEDAPAVNVSK is encoded by the coding sequence ATGGCGGAGCTCACGATCCGGCCGGAGGAGATCCGGGACGCACTGGAGAACTTTGTCCAGTCGTACCAGCCGGACGCGGCCTCGCGCGAGGAGGTCGGAACGGTCAGCGTTGCCGGCGACGGCATCGCGAAGGTGGAGGGCCTGCCCTCCGCCATGGCGAACGAACTGCTGAAGTTCGAGGACGGAACCCTCGGTCTCGCCCTCAACCTCGACGAGCGCGAGATCGGTGCGGTCGTCCTCGGTGAGTTCAGCGGTATCGAGGAGGGCCAGTCGGTGCAGCGCACCGGCGAGGTGCTCTCCGTCGGCGTCGGCGAGGGTTACCTCGGCCGCGTTGTCGACCCGCTCGGCAACCCGATCGACGGTCTCGGCGAGATCGCGACCGAGGGCCGCCGCGCCCTCGAACTGCAGGCCCCCGGCGTCATGGTCCGCAAGTCGGTCCACGAGCCGATGCAGACCGGCTACAAGGCCATCGACGCGATGGTGCCGATCGGCCGCGGCCAGCGTCAGCTGGTCATCGGTGACCGTCAGACCGGCAAGACCGCTCTTGCCGTCGACACGATCATCAACCAGCGCGACAACTGGCGCTCGGGCGACGTGAACAAGCAGGTCCGCTGCATCTACGTCGCCATCGGCCAGAAGGGCTCGACCATCGCGTCCGTTCGCGGCGCCCTGGAAGAGGCCGGCGCGCTCGAGTACACGACGATCGTCGCCGCCCCGGCGTCCGACCCGGCCGGCTTCAAGTACCTGGCGCCGTACACCGGTTCCGCCATCGGCCAGCACTGGATGTACGCCGGCAAGCACGTCCTGATCATCTTCGACGACCTGTCGAAGCAGGCCGACGCCTACCGCGCCGTGTCGCTGCTGCTGCGCCGCCCGCCGGGCCGTGAGGCCTACCCGGGTGACGTCTTCTACTTGCACTCGCGTCTGCTGGAGCGCTGCGCGAAGCTCTCCGACGACATGGGCGCCGGTTCGATGACCGGTCTGCCGATCGTCGAGACCAAGGCGAACGACGTGTCGGCGTTCATCCCGACCAACGTCATCTCCATCACCGACGGCCAGTGCTTCCTGGAGTCCGACCTGTTCAACGCGGGCCAGCGCCCGGCGCTGAACGTCGGTATCTCGGTCTCCCGCGTCGGTGGTTCGGCCCAGCACAAGGCCATGCGCCAGGTGTCCGGCCGTCTGCGTCTGGACCTGGCCCAGTACCGCGAGCTGGAGGCGTTCGCCGCCTTCGGTTCCGACCTGGACGCCGCGTCGAAGGCTTCGCTGGAGCGCGGCAAGCGCCTCGTCGAGCTGCTGAAGCAGGGCCAGTACCAGCCGATGCCCGTCGAGGAGCAGGTCGTCTCCGTCTGGGCCGGCACCACCGGCAAGATGGACGACGTCCCGGTCAACGACATCCGTCGCTTCGAGTCGGAGCTGCTGGAGCACCTGCGCCGCGAGCGCAAGGACCTCCTCACCTCCATCGCCGAGGGCGCCAAGATGTCGGACGACACCATCACCTCGATTGGTGACGCCATCGCCAACTTCAAGCGGCAGTTCGAGACCTCGGACGGCAAGCTGCTGGGCGAGGACGCACCGGCCGTCAACGTCTCCAAGTGA
- a CDS encoding F0F1 ATP synthase subunit gamma, giving the protein MGAQLRVYKRRIRAVTATKKITKAMEMIAASRIVKAQRKVAASMPYATELTRAVTAVATGSNTKHALTTEVEAPARAAIVLITSDRGLAGGYSSNALKQAERLTERLRGEGKEVDTYIVGRKGVAYFGFRERKVADSWTGFTDSPAYADAKRVAAPLIEAIQTDTAEGGVDELHIVYTEFVSMMTQNAVDGRMLPLSLDKVQEEDGAKGEILPLFDFEPSAEDVLDALLPRYVESRIYNALLQSAASEHAARRRAMKSATDNAGDLIKSLSRLANAARQAEITQEISEIVGGASAMADATAGSDK; this is encoded by the coding sequence ATGGGAGCGCAGCTCCGGGTCTACAAGCGTCGCATCCGTGCCGTCACGGCGACCAAGAAGATCACCAAGGCGATGGAGATGATCGCCGCCTCGCGCATCGTCAAGGCGCAGCGCAAGGTGGCGGCATCGATGCCGTACGCGACCGAGCTCACCCGTGCGGTGACCGCGGTGGCGACCGGCTCGAACACCAAGCACGCCCTGACCACCGAGGTCGAGGCGCCGGCACGTGCCGCGATCGTGCTCATCACGAGCGACCGCGGTCTGGCCGGCGGCTACTCCTCGAACGCCCTCAAGCAGGCGGAGCGGCTCACCGAGCGGCTGCGCGGCGAGGGCAAGGAGGTCGACACGTACATCGTCGGCCGTAAGGGTGTCGCCTACTTCGGGTTCCGCGAGCGCAAGGTCGCGGACTCGTGGACCGGCTTCACCGACAGCCCGGCCTACGCCGACGCCAAGCGCGTCGCGGCGCCGCTGATCGAGGCCATCCAGACGGACACGGCCGAGGGCGGCGTCGACGAGCTGCACATCGTCTACACGGAATTCGTGTCGATGATGACGCAGAACGCGGTGGACGGCCGGATGCTGCCGCTCAGCCTCGACAAGGTTCAGGAAGAGGACGGTGCGAAGGGCGAGATCCTTCCGCTGTTCGACTTCGAGCCGTCGGCGGAGGACGTCCTCGACGCCCTTCTGCCGCGCTACGTCGAGAGCCGCATCTACAACGCACTGCTGCAGTCGGCCGCTTCCGAGCACGCCGCCCGCCGCCGCGCGATGAAGTCGGCGACCGACAACGCCGGGGATCTCATCAAGAGCCTTTCCCGGCTTGCCAACGCGGCCCGCCAGGCCGAAATCACCCAGGAAATCAGCGAGATCGTCGGTGGCGCGAGCGCCATGGCTGACGCGACCGCGGGGAGTGACAAGTAA
- the atpD gene encoding F0F1 ATP synthase subunit beta, with protein MTTTVETAAATGRVARVIGPVVDVEFPVDAMPEIYNALKVQVADPAEDGKLKTLTLEVAQHLGDGVVRTISMQPTDGLVRQAPVTDTGEGITVPVGDFTKGKVFNTLGEVLNYPETNAEVTERWPIHRKAPRFDELESKTEMFETGVKVIDLLTPYVKGGKIGLFGGAGVGKTVLIQEMIYRVANNHDGVSVFAGVGERTREGNDLIEEMADSGVIDKTALVFGQMDEPPGTRLRVALAGLTMAEYFRDVQKQDVLFFIDNIFRYTQAGSEVSTLLGRMPSAVGYQPNLADEMGLLQERITSTRGHSITSMQAIYVPADDLTDPAPATTFAHLDATTVLSRPISEKGIYPAVDPLDSTSRILDPRYIAADHYATAMRVKGILQKYKDLQDIIAILGIDELGEEDKLVVHRARRVERFLSQNTHVAKQFTGVDGSDVPLEESITAFNAICDGDYDHFPEQAFFLCGGIEDLKANAKELGVS; from the coding sequence ATGACGACCACTGTTGAGACGGCCGCCGCCACGGGCCGCGTCGCCCGGGTCATCGGCCCGGTCGTCGACGTGGAGTTCCCCGTCGACGCCATGCCCGAGATCTACAACGCCCTCAAGGTCCAGGTCGCCGACCCGGCCGAGGACGGCAAGCTGAAGACGCTGACCCTCGAAGTCGCCCAGCACCTGGGTGACGGCGTGGTCCGCACCATCTCGATGCAGCCCACCGACGGTCTGGTCCGCCAGGCCCCGGTGACCGACACGGGCGAGGGCATCACCGTCCCCGTCGGTGACTTCACCAAGGGCAAGGTGTTCAACACCCTGGGCGAGGTGCTGAACTACCCGGAGACCAACGCCGAGGTCACCGAGCGCTGGCCGATCCACCGCAAGGCCCCGCGCTTCGACGAGCTTGAGTCGAAGACGGAGATGTTCGAGACCGGCGTCAAGGTCATCGACCTTCTCACCCCGTACGTCAAGGGTGGAAAGATCGGTCTGTTCGGTGGTGCCGGTGTCGGCAAGACCGTTCTGATCCAGGAAATGATCTACCGCGTCGCCAACAACCACGACGGTGTGTCGGTCTTCGCGGGCGTCGGTGAGCGTACCCGTGAGGGCAACGACCTCATCGAGGAAATGGCCGACTCGGGCGTCATCGACAAGACGGCGCTTGTCTTCGGTCAGATGGACGAGCCCCCGGGCACCCGTCTGCGCGTCGCCCTGGCCGGTCTGACCATGGCGGAGTACTTCCGCGATGTGCAGAAGCAGGACGTGCTCTTCTTCATCGACAACATCTTCCGTTACACCCAGGCCGGTTCGGAGGTGTCGACCCTTCTCGGTCGCATGCCGTCCGCCGTGGGTTACCAGCCGAACCTGGCTGACGAGATGGGTCTGCTGCAGGAGCGCATCACCTCGACCCGCGGTCACTCGATCACCTCGATGCAGGCGATCTACGTCCCCGCGGACGACCTGACCGACCCGGCTCCGGCCACCACCTTCGCCCACCTCGACGCGACGACGGTTCTTTCCCGTCCGATCTCCGAGAAGGGCATCTACCCGGCCGTGGACCCGCTGGACTCGACGTCCCGCATCCTCGACCCGCGGTACATCGCGGCGGACCACTACGCCACGGCGATGCGCGTCAAGGGGATCCTGCAGAAGTACAAGGACCTCCAGGACATCATCGCGATCCTCGGTATCGACGAGCTGGGCGAGGAGGACAAGCTCGTTGTCCACCGTGCCCGTCGCGTCGAGCGCTTCCTGTCGCAGAACACCCACGTCGCCAAGCAGTTCACCGGCGTCGACGGTTCGGACGTTCCGCTGGAGGAGTCGATCACCGCGTTCAACGCGATCTGCGACGGTGACTACGACCACTTCCCCGAGCAGGCGTTCTTCCTGTGCGGTGGCATTGAGGACCTCAAGGCCAACGCCAAGGAGCTGGGCGTCTCCTGA